In Micromonospora ferruginea, the sequence GTGAGCCGGACCGTCGCCACGACGCGGGGGAGCAGTTGGTCAGTGCGCCCCTGACTCCGCCCGCTGAACCGAGGTCGGCGACCTGTCCAGGAGGGCACCCAACCGAGCTGCGGATTCGTCGGTCAGGCGATAGACGCCCTGGAGGCTGACGGAGCGTTCGAGACGGCCGTTGACGACGTACTTCAGGGTGCGCTCTTCGCCGTGTCGGTTGCGCCAGGTCAGCGCGCCGAGCAGGTCGCCGGGGATGGTGACGTCGAAGCGGATCGGGGTCGCTTCGACGTGCACCGGGCTCGCCCCACATCCGTTGGCGCCGAGCATCGCCCAGGTGGCGTGACCCGGGTAGGACGGGTCACGCCAGGTCGTCGGAGCGGTGCCGCAACAGTCGCGTCGCTGCTTGTCGACGACGCGCAGGCGGGTCACCAGGTGGACCACGCATCGGTTGACATGCAGCGCGAAGACATCGTCGCCGACACCGACGCTGGTCCAACTGGGAAGAGACTGGTGCACCCCGCTGAAAGCCACCGAGGGGCGCTCGCCGACTCGGTGGCGGCGCAACTCCCGGCAGACGTCCTGGGTCCACAAGGTGGTGAACGCGGTCGACATGGCCGTGATCATAGGATTTGCAGTTGATCGAACGGCCCTGGGGCGTCACCTCGCCGGGCGCGCCGCCTCCATTCGTCGCGGCGGCGCAGGCCGTGCACGCGTTGCTGTCGGCCGGCGCGAAGGTGCCGGGGCACCCGATCGGTGCTGAGCCAGGGCGTTACAGGAAGCGCTCCGGGTCGAAGCTTTCGAGGTCGATGATGCGAACCCGAGGAAGGACGTTGGTGAAGCAGCCCGCATCCTCCTCGATGTCGAACACCTGCAGGCCCGGCAGGTCGGAGAAGCCGGCGTTGAGGAACTCCTTGAACCCGACGACCGCGACCTCGTGCTCACCTCGCAGCAGCTCGTCGACCTGCGGCAGGAAGTCGCCGTCGTGGCTGGCGAGCATCACATTGCCCGGGCGCCGGGCGATAGCCTCCAACGTCCGCTGGATGCCGATGTCCACCACCTTCTGATCCGACGATCCAGCGAGCGGAATGGGTCGGTATTCCATGCTCAGCAGGGCCCGGACGAAGG encodes:
- a CDS encoding NYN domain-containing protein, with product MPGTTAPVTYLIVDGENIDATLGNSVLERRPAPAERPRWERLRDFARDTWQQPVKALFFLNASGGGLPMPFVRALLSMEYRPIPLAGSSDQKVVDIGIQRTLEAIARRPGNVMLASHDGDFLPQVDELLRGEHEVAVVGFKEFLNAGFSDLPGLQVFDIEEDAGCFTNVLPRVRIIDLESFDPERFL